The Girardinichthys multiradiatus isolate DD_20200921_A chromosome 6, DD_fGirMul_XY1, whole genome shotgun sequence genome window below encodes:
- the LOC124869742 gene encoding immunoglobulin lambda-1 light chain-like, translating to MLFLPAAALCCLCSALAAMATQLSQDDLTLTRREGQSVSFSCGGMDQCASDVTWYQKKDTETFKAILYIYTGGSAEKPFNHPQKNDFSAEKNQNDCKLKISKVKPSHSASYYCGCVKDGTTVIGSGTRLYVSDEKVVKPVVSVYPAASRAHLEGKSSLLCLASDMFPPLVQISWKRQKKDGDLEDLPPVEGEQLELRESGRTASILLVDRQENGSSKYSCSVQHEGGRVEAQTLQELPAPAASCPPERPDLAALQQADLSFQSQCRVKLLCLLYTVLIVKSLVYCCGLSLLMMLRTKGPSTI from the exons ATGCTTTTcctcccagctgctgctctgtgCTGTCTGTGTTCAG CGCTGGCTGCCATGGCAACACAGCTGAGTCAGGATGATTTAACTCTGACCAGGAGAGAAGGTCAGAGCGTCTCCTTCAGCTGTGGAGGAATGGATCAGTGTGCTAGTGATGTAACCTGGTACCAGaagaaagacacagaaacaTTCAAAGCGATTCTTTATATCTACACTGGTGGTAGCGCAGAAAAACCTTTCAATCATCCTCAGAAAAATGATTTCTCAGCTGAGAAAAATCAGAACGACTGTAAACTGAAGATAAGTAAAGTTAAACCCAGTCATTCAGCCTCCTACTACTGCGGCTGCGTGAAGGAtggaaccacag TGATTGGTTCTGGAACCAGACTGTATGTTTCAG ATGAGAAGGTAGTGAAGCCCGTGGTGAGCGTGTACCCAGCAGCATCCAGAGCCCACCTGGAGGGGAAGAGCTCCCTGCTGTGTCTGGCCTCAGACATGTTTCCTCCTCTGGTCCAGATCTCCTGGAAAAGACAGAAGAAGGACGGTGATCTGGAGGATCTGCCCCCTGTTGAGGGAGAGCAGCTGGAGCTCAGAGAGTCGGGTCGCACCGCCTCCATCTTACTGGTGGATCGGCAGGAGAACGGCTCAtctaaatacagctgctctgtccAGCATGAGGGAGGCAGAGTGGAGGCCCAAACACTACAAG AGCTTCCAGCTCCAGCAGCCTCCTGTCCTCCAGAGAGACCAGACCTGGCAGCTCTGCAGCAAGCTGACT tgtcCTTCCAGTCTCAGTGCAGGGTGAAGCTGCTCTGCCTGCTCTACACGGTGCTGATAGTGAAGAGTCTGGTGTACTGCTGTGGACTCTCTCTGCTGATGATGCTCAGAACCAAGGGACCGTCCACCATCTGA